Proteins encoded within one genomic window of Setaria italica strain Yugu1 chromosome IV, Setaria_italica_v2.0, whole genome shotgun sequence:
- the LOC101753249 gene encoding uncharacterized methyltransferase At2g41040, chloroplastic isoform X2: METFTETEDQQNSISETEVFACPVCYEALIRKGPPGINLPAIYRSGFKCSKCNKSFTSKDIFLDLTVTSGTKEYTEQKPARTELFRSPLVSFLYERGWRQNFNRSGFPGLDEEFQMAQDYFQPVAGGILLDVSCGSGLFTRKFAKSGTYSAVIALDFSENMLRQCYEFIKQDDTLLKANLALVRADISRLPFASCSVDAIHAGAAIHCWPSPSNAVAEISRVLRPGGVFVGTTFLSSPRNNPFSVEALRPLRQIVGPVNTSYNYFTEGELEDLCKSCGLVNYSSKVQRSFIMFSGQKPY; the protein is encoded by the exons ATGGAGACCTTCACG GAAACGGAAGATCAGCAGAATAGCATTTCAGAAACTGAGGTGTTTGCATGCCCTGTTTGCTACGAAGCATTGATAAGAAAAGGCCCACCAGGCATAAACTT GCCAGCAATTTATAGGTCAGGATTCAAGTGTTCAAAATGCAACAAGTCATTTACCAGCAAAGACATCTTCTTGGACCTCACTGTGACTTCAGGGACAAAAGAATATACCGAACAGAAGCCTGCTAGAACTGAGCTCTTTAGGAGTCCGCTTGTGTCATTTCTTTATGAGAGAGGATGGCGTCAAAACTTCAATCGGAGTGGCTTTCCTGGTCTTGATGAAGAG TTTCAAATGGCTCAAGACTATTTCCAACCTGTTGCTGGTGGTATCCTTCTTGATGTCAGCTGTGGCAGTGGCTTGTTTACTAGGAAATTTGCAAAATCTGGGACATACTCAGCTGTGATTGCTTTGGACTTCTCTGAGAATATGCTCCGCCAATGCTATGAATTCATTAAGCAAGATGATACTCTCCTCAAAGC GAATCTAGCACTTGTGAGAGCGGATATTTCAAGGCTCCCTTTCGCTTCTTGTTCTGTAGATGCCATTCATGCTGGAGCTGCTATCCATTGTTGGCCATCACCGTCTAATGCG GTAGCTGAAATAAGCCGTGTCCTGAGACCCGGTGGTGTGTTTGTGGGCACAACTTTTTTATCATCTCCCAGGAACAACCCATTCTCTGTTGAAGCATTAAGGCCACTGAGACAG ATTGTTGGACCAGTTAACACCAGCTACAACTACTTCACCGAAGGAGAGCTGGAGGACTTGTGCAAATCGTGTGGCCTTGTTAACTACAGCAGTAAGGTTCAGAGGTCATTCATCATGTTCTCCGGGCAAAAACCATACTGA
- the LOC101753249 gene encoding uncharacterized methyltransferase At2g41040, chloroplastic isoform X1, producing MELLVRAGAAAAAASSSPHPSLQLPRSTCVVPGPCRPRPRRPRYPSLRAAAAAAAVAVEPETEDQQNSISETEVFACPVCYEALIRKGPPGINLPAIYRSGFKCSKCNKSFTSKDIFLDLTVTSGTKEYTEQKPARTELFRSPLVSFLYERGWRQNFNRSGFPGLDEEFQMAQDYFQPVAGGILLDVSCGSGLFTRKFAKSGTYSAVIALDFSENMLRQCYEFIKQDDTLLKANLALVRADISRLPFASCSVDAIHAGAAIHCWPSPSNAVAEISRVLRPGGVFVGTTFLSSPRNNPFSVEALRPLRQIVGPVNTSYNYFTEGELEDLCKSCGLVNYSSKVQRSFIMFSGQKPY from the exons ATGGAGCTGCTAGTgcgagcgggggcggccgccgcagccgcgtcCTCATCCCCGCACCCCTCGCTCCAGCTCCCCCGCAGCACCTGCGTCGTCCCTGGCCCCTGCCgcccccgtccccgccgccccAGGTACCCTTCGCTCCGCGCCGcagctgccgcggcggcggtcgccgttGAGCCG GAAACGGAAGATCAGCAGAATAGCATTTCAGAAACTGAGGTGTTTGCATGCCCTGTTTGCTACGAAGCATTGATAAGAAAAGGCCCACCAGGCATAAACTT GCCAGCAATTTATAGGTCAGGATTCAAGTGTTCAAAATGCAACAAGTCATTTACCAGCAAAGACATCTTCTTGGACCTCACTGTGACTTCAGGGACAAAAGAATATACCGAACAGAAGCCTGCTAGAACTGAGCTCTTTAGGAGTCCGCTTGTGTCATTTCTTTATGAGAGAGGATGGCGTCAAAACTTCAATCGGAGTGGCTTTCCTGGTCTTGATGAAGAG TTTCAAATGGCTCAAGACTATTTCCAACCTGTTGCTGGTGGTATCCTTCTTGATGTCAGCTGTGGCAGTGGCTTGTTTACTAGGAAATTTGCAAAATCTGGGACATACTCAGCTGTGATTGCTTTGGACTTCTCTGAGAATATGCTCCGCCAATGCTATGAATTCATTAAGCAAGATGATACTCTCCTCAAAGC GAATCTAGCACTTGTGAGAGCGGATATTTCAAGGCTCCCTTTCGCTTCTTGTTCTGTAGATGCCATTCATGCTGGAGCTGCTATCCATTGTTGGCCATCACCGTCTAATGCG GTAGCTGAAATAAGCCGTGTCCTGAGACCCGGTGGTGTGTTTGTGGGCACAACTTTTTTATCATCTCCCAGGAACAACCCATTCTCTGTTGAAGCATTAAGGCCACTGAGACAG ATTGTTGGACCAGTTAACACCAGCTACAACTACTTCACCGAAGGAGAGCTGGAGGACTTGTGCAAATCGTGTGGCCTTGTTAACTACAGCAGTAAGGTTCAGAGGTCATTCATCATGTTCTCCGGGCAAAAACCATACTGA